Proteins from a genomic interval of Zingiber officinale cultivar Zhangliang chromosome 1B, Zo_v1.1, whole genome shotgun sequence:
- the LOC121987417 gene encoding uncharacterized protein LOC121987417 isoform X7, with product MEFVQAVHKKFPHIVDTKHLLNSKQTIKHLMKKNSKSLSSAFSLLWPNVSSNFQTTSKSYLRFEVQTDEISIMQDTKSKRCISHNNKEQMLDSKPSFNLLLDFLNKIGWFINLYKRSNLSHEIRRQGGQKEEIEGMHAISSRMEEQIIERKKNLLLHKVGRGKKIVLRKVGKEKKISRR from the exons ATGGAATTTGTGCAAGCTGTCCATAAAAAATTCCCCCACATTGTTGACACTAAGCACCTTTTGAACTCAAAGCAAACAATTAAGCATTTGATGAAAAAGAATAGCAAGTCATTGTCTTCTGCCTTCTCTCTTTTATGGCCCAACGTATCATCTAATTTCCAGACCACTTCCAAGTCTTACTTGAGATTTGAGGTCCAAACAGATGAAATTAG TATCATGCAGGATACCAAGAGCAAACGCTGCATTAGCCACAACAACAAAGAGCAAATGTTGGATTCAAAACCATCTTTTAATCTTTTGCTTG ATTTTCTCAACAAAATTGGTTGGTTCATTAATTTGTACAAGAGAAGCAATTTATCTCATGAAATTCGAAGACAAGGAGGGCAAAAAGAAGAAATTGAAGGCATGCATGCTATTAGCTCGAGGATGGAGGAACAAATtattgaaaggaaaaaaaacttgTTATTACATAAAGTAGGCAGAGGAAAGAAAATCGTATTGAGGAAGGTaggcaaagagaagaaaatctcaAGGAGATGA